The Bacteroidales bacterium DNA window TCATATTGACCGTCGGGCTGTTGTCATCATATGCGCAGACCGACCAGAGAACCCGCGAAACCAAAATTGCGGATATTGTAATGTTATTGCCCGCAGACAATACAAGTAAATTTAATCAATTGATGGGCGAATTGTACGGAATAGGAAATGTCATTGCAGATTTAGCACCGCAATTGGCTGATCCGGGAGGTAATGATGCCCAGATCCGTTACGCCATCAGTGGCCTTACGATGTATGCCTCAAAAACAGAAGCATTAAAATCTGCGGTCGCTAAAGAGTTATGTACTGTAATTCCAAAAGCAAAGTCTGATGAGATCCGTGACTTCCTCCTGATACAACTACAATATGTGGCAGTCGACGAATCGGTGGCTACCGTTACCCAATACCTGAACAATGCACGCTTGTGTGATGCTGCTGTTCGTGTACTGGTGCGTATCGGAAATGAAAACGCTGCCAAGGCGATCTTTGATGCTTTACCGAATGCGTCCGGGACACAACAGATAAGCCTGATAGAGGGACTTGGATATCTTCGTTATCAGCCAGCAGCGGATGCTATTGCATCTTATGCCGGTGGGAATGATGGAAAAGTTCAAAAAACAGTTTTGTTTGCTTTAAGCCAGTTCGCTATACCTTCTTCGGAGAAGTTACTCTATGAAGCTGCGGAAAAAGCGGCTTTTCAATATGAGCCTACAGATGCTTTGTATGCATATATATCATACCTGAAAAACCTGTTCGTATCAGACCAGGTTTCTTTAGTGAGCAAAAACAGTAAAAAATTGCTGAAAGCAACATCTGAAAAAACACAGATAGCTGCAAAAACAGCAGCCCTTGAAATGATTTCTTTATCATCGGGAGAAAAGGCAGTCAGTGAATTAATCAATGCATTGAGCAGTGATAGCAAACCATATCGTGAGGCAGCCCTGAAGTTTACAGATAATATTTCTTCGCCCAAAATGTATGAGGCATTGATGAAAAAAGCAACAAAGGAAAAACGTCCTGAAGTAAAAGCTGAAATAATATCCGTTTTTGGTGCGCGGGGAGATGTTGAAGCCCTTCCGTTTATTACCGGATGCCTGTCGGACAGTAATATTGATATCCGCAAGGCGTCGATCATTGCTGCAGGAAAAATAGGGAGAGAAAAATCGATCAAACCGATCATTACATCTATGAATGTTGCTGATGCCGGAATTGTTGAGACGGGAAAAAAGACACTGACTTCCATCGGTGGACCAGTTGCTGTTTCTGAA harbors:
- a CDS encoding HEAT repeat domain-containing protein produces the protein MLKKIVLSVILTVGLLSSYAQTDQRTRETKIADIVMLLPADNTSKFNQLMGELYGIGNVIADLAPQLADPGGNDAQIRYAISGLTMYASKTEALKSAVAKELCTVIPKAKSDEIRDFLLIQLQYVAVDESVATVTQYLNNARLCDAAVRVLVRIGNENAAKAIFDALPNASGTQQISLIEGLGYLRYQPAADAIASYAGGNDGKVQKTVLFALSQFAIPSSEKLLYEAAEKAAFQYEPTDALYAYISYLKNLFVSDQVSLVSKNSKKLLKATSEKTQIAAKTAALEMISLSSGEKAVSELINALSSDSKPYREAALKFTDNISSPKMYEALMKKATKEKRPEVKAEIISVFGARGDVEALPFITGCLSDSNIDIRKASIIAAGKIGREKSIKPIITSMNVADAGIVETGKKTLTSIGGPVAVSEIAAAIPQATPQAKVAFLDILASRKANNMVGVVFAQTKSDQAPVRLASYKALSQMAQEGDAQQISQLLSTASDPAEITALQNALYASISSLPQEEQTRRLTGLMKTGRNPALYYNVFAKVGGEDALKMVMLGMKENDTRSNDAAFEALINWKDASAISALFDIAENNPKYADRAFTSYVSKVNSAQVPSEQRLLLLRKALDIAKKPDQKRDVLSQVGRTGTFVGLITAGKYLDDRDNAVQQAAVQAVRVIALAHPEYYGKMVTDILNKAIAVNKDAEAEYQKQALLKHMAALPSDDGFVSMFNGRDLTGWKGL